Proteins encoded by one window of Yersinia massiliensis:
- a CDS encoding M48 family metallopeptidase yields the protein MKIRTSMIALSLTALLSGCQNMNTDGLMQSGAQAFQAATLSDADVKNLSEKSCAEMDQKAQIAPADSTYGKRLAKISTALGNNINGTPANYKVYVTKDVNAWAMANGCIRVYSGLMDMMTDNEVEGVLGHEMGHVALGHTRKAMQVAYGTTALRTAAASAGGIAGQLSQSQLADIGEKLVNAQFSQKQESEADDYSFDLLKKQGIDPNGLVTSFEKLATMDAGRTSTMFDDHPSSQARADHIRQRIAAEK from the coding sequence ATGAAAATTCGTACCTCTATGATTGCACTGAGCCTGACAGCCCTGCTTAGCGGCTGTCAAAATATGAATACTGACGGCTTAATGCAGTCGGGTGCTCAAGCGTTTCAAGCGGCAACCCTAAGTGATGCTGATGTAAAAAATCTCAGTGAAAAATCTTGCGCAGAAATGGATCAGAAAGCACAGATCGCCCCGGCAGACAGCACTTACGGTAAACGTCTGGCGAAAATTTCTACTGCATTAGGTAATAACATCAATGGTACACCAGCCAACTATAAGGTTTACGTGACGAAAGATGTGAATGCTTGGGCGATGGCTAATGGGTGTATTCGTGTCTATAGCGGTCTAATGGACATGATGACCGACAATGAAGTAGAAGGTGTGCTTGGCCATGAAATGGGCCATGTAGCCTTGGGTCATACCCGTAAAGCGATGCAGGTGGCCTACGGCACGACCGCACTGCGTACTGCTGCGGCCTCCGCTGGCGGCATCGCAGGTCAACTTTCTCAATCCCAATTAGCGGATATTGGCGAGAAGCTAGTCAACGCCCAATTCTCACAGAAACAGGAAAGTGAAGCGGATGATTACTCATTCGATTTGCTGAAAAAACAGGGTATCGATCCCAATGGCTTAGTCACCAGTTTTGAGAAATTGGCCACCATGGATGCAGGACGAACCAGTACCATGTTCGACGATCATCCTTCGTCCCAAGCCCGCGCCGATCATATTCGTCAACGCATTGCGGCTGAGAAGTAA
- the epd gene encoding erythrose-4-phosphate dehydrogenase, which yields MTIRIAINGFGRIGRSVLRALYESGRRAEISVVAINELANAEGMAHLLKYDSSHGRFAWDVRQECDSLYVGDDTIRLIHQPEIGQLPWGELGIDVVLDCSGVYGSRADGEAHLAAGAKKVLFAHPGGHDLDATVVYGVNHQDLQAEHRIVSNASCTTNCIIPIIQLLDDAYGIESGTVTTIHSSMNDQPVIDAYHQDLRRTRAASQSIIPVDTKLAAGITRIFPKFCDRFEAISVRVPTINVTAIDLSISVTSPVGVAEVNQLLQKAARGSFRGIVDYTELPLVSTDFNHDPHSAIVDCTQTRVSGQHLIKTLVWCDNEWGFANRMLDTTLAMARSGF from the coding sequence ATGACAATCCGCATAGCGATAAATGGCTTTGGCCGTATTGGTCGTAGCGTTTTACGCGCACTGTATGAATCAGGTCGTCGGGCAGAAATTTCTGTTGTTGCGATTAATGAGTTGGCGAATGCAGAAGGGATGGCCCATCTGTTGAAGTATGACTCTAGCCATGGCCGCTTCGCCTGGGATGTTCGTCAGGAATGTGACAGTTTATACGTCGGGGACGACACCATCCGGCTGATACATCAGCCAGAGATCGGGCAATTGCCTTGGGGTGAGTTAGGAATTGATGTGGTTCTGGATTGCAGCGGCGTATATGGCAGCCGCGCAGATGGTGAGGCGCATTTAGCCGCTGGTGCCAAAAAGGTGCTGTTTGCCCATCCCGGTGGTCATGATTTAGATGCGACCGTGGTTTATGGGGTTAACCATCAGGATTTACAGGCTGAGCACCGGATTGTTTCCAATGCTTCCTGTACCACGAACTGTATTATTCCTATTATTCAGTTGTTGGATGATGCCTATGGCATCGAGTCTGGCACTGTTACCACCATTCATTCATCAATGAATGACCAGCCTGTGATTGATGCTTATCATCAGGATTTACGTCGTACGCGAGCAGCAAGTCAGTCTATTATCCCCGTCGACACCAAACTGGCGGCAGGGATTACCCGTATTTTTCCGAAGTTTTGCGACAGGTTTGAGGCTATCTCGGTACGGGTACCAACTATCAACGTAACGGCTATCGATTTAAGCATTAGCGTGACAAGCCCTGTTGGCGTGGCTGAGGTTAACCAGCTTTTGCAAAAGGCAGCAAGAGGTTCATTTCGTGGTATAGTTGACTATACGGAATTACCTTTGGTATCGACTGATTTTAACCATGATCCGCACAGTGCCATTGTTGATTGCACGCAAACGCGGGTCAGTGGACAGCACCTAATTAAGACATTGGTATGGTGCGATAATGAATGGGGTTTCGCCAATAGAATGTTGGATACGACATTGGCGATGGCTCGAAGTGGTTTCTAG
- the tkt gene encoding transketolase, which produces MSSRKELANAIRALSMDAVQKANSGHPGAPMGMADIAEVLWRDYLNHNPTNPHWADRDRFVLSNGHGSMLIYSLLHLTGYDLPMEELKNFRQLHSKTPGHPEYGYTAGVETTTGPLGQGIANAVGFAIAERTLGAQFNRPGHDVVDHHTYAFMGDGCMMEGISHEVCSLAGTMKLGKLTAFYDDNGISIDGHVEGWFTDDTAARFEAYGWHVVRGVDGHNADAIKAAIEQAHKVTDKPSLLMCKTIIGFGSPKKAGTHDSHGAPLGADEVAATREALGWKYPAFEIPQDIYAAWDAKEVGQAKEAAWNEKFAAYAKAHPELAAEFKRRVSGELPANWATESKKFIEELQANPAKIASRKASQNALEAFGKVLPEFLGGSADLAPSNLTIWSGSKSLGDDLAGNYIHYGVREFGMSAIMNGIALHGGFIPYGATFLMFVEYARNAVRMAALMKIRSIFVYTHDSIGLGEDGPTHQPVEQMASLRVTPNMSTWRPCDQVESAVAWQYALERKDGPSALIFSRQNLAQQPRTAEQLANISKGAYVLKDCAGQPELIFIATGSEVELAVAAADQLTAAGRKVRVVSMPSTDAFDKQDAAYRESVLPSAVSARVAVEAGIADYWYKYVGLNGDVVGMHSFGESAPAELLFKEFGFTVENVVAKAQALLK; this is translated from the coding sequence ATGTCCTCTCGTAAAGAGCTTGCCAACGCGATCCGCGCACTAAGCATGGACGCAGTGCAAAAAGCGAATTCCGGCCACCCCGGCGCCCCTATGGGTATGGCAGATATTGCCGAAGTTCTGTGGCGTGATTACCTGAACCATAATCCAACCAACCCACACTGGGCAGATCGCGACCGTTTCGTCTTGTCAAATGGTCACGGCTCCATGCTGATTTATAGCCTGTTGCACCTCACGGGCTATGATCTGCCAATGGAAGAACTGAAAAACTTCCGCCAATTGCACTCTAAAACGCCAGGTCACCCAGAATATGGTTATACCGCAGGCGTAGAAACCACCACTGGTCCATTGGGTCAGGGCATTGCGAATGCTGTTGGTTTTGCGATTGCAGAACGCACGTTGGGCGCGCAGTTTAACCGCCCTGGTCATGATGTTGTCGATCATCACACCTATGCCTTTATGGGCGACGGTTGCATGATGGAAGGCATCTCTCACGAAGTTTGCTCTCTAGCGGGTACCATGAAGCTGGGCAAACTGACCGCATTCTATGATGACAACGGTATCTCCATCGACGGCCACGTTGAAGGCTGGTTCACTGATGACACTGCAGCCCGTTTTGAAGCTTACGGCTGGCACGTTGTGCGTGGTGTTGATGGTCATAACGCTGACGCCATCAAAGCGGCCATCGAACAAGCCCACAAAGTGACAGACAAACCGTCACTATTAATGTGCAAAACCATCATCGGTTTTGGTTCGCCGAAGAAAGCCGGTACGCATGATTCGCACGGCGCACCATTAGGTGCGGATGAAGTGGCTGCGACTCGCGAAGCTTTAGGTTGGAAATACCCAGCATTCGAAATTCCACAGGATATCTATGCCGCGTGGGATGCAAAAGAAGTCGGTCAGGCAAAAGAAGCGGCTTGGAACGAGAAGTTTGCCGCTTACGCGAAAGCACACCCAGAGCTGGCTGCTGAGTTCAAACGTCGTGTCAGCGGTGAGTTACCTGCTAACTGGGCGACTGAGTCGAAGAAATTCATTGAAGAGCTGCAAGCAAACCCAGCCAAAATTGCTAGCCGTAAAGCATCACAAAATGCGCTGGAAGCCTTCGGTAAAGTGTTACCTGAATTCTTGGGTGGCTCTGCTGACTTGGCACCAAGTAACCTGACTATCTGGTCTGGTTCTAAATCACTGGGCGACGATTTGGCCGGTAACTACATTCACTACGGTGTCCGTGAATTTGGTATGTCAGCCATCATGAACGGTATCGCTCTGCACGGTGGCTTTATCCCTTACGGCGCAACCTTCCTGATGTTCGTGGAATATGCGCGTAACGCAGTGCGCATGGCTGCATTGATGAAAATCCGCAGCATCTTCGTTTATACCCATGACTCAATCGGTCTGGGCGAAGACGGCCCAACCCATCAGCCTGTTGAGCAAATGGCCAGCCTGCGTGTAACACCAAACATGAGCACATGGCGTCCTTGTGACCAAGTTGAGTCTGCGGTGGCATGGCAGTATGCGTTGGAACGTAAAGATGGCCCAAGCGCACTGATCTTCTCTCGTCAGAACTTGGCACAACAGCCACGTACTGCTGAGCAGTTAGCTAACATTTCTAAAGGCGCTTACGTGCTGAAAGATTGTGCTGGTCAACCTGAACTGATCTTTATCGCGACGGGTTCTGAAGTAGAGTTAGCGGTTGCTGCTGCTGATCAACTGACTGCTGCTGGCCGTAAAGTGCGTGTTGTCTCTATGCCATCAACAGATGCCTTCGACAAACAAGATGCTGCTTATCGTGAATCCGTATTGCCATCAGCGGTTAGCGCTCGCGTCGCGGTGGAAGCGGGTATTGCTGATTACTGGTACAAATACGTTGGCCTGAATGGCGATGTTGTGGGTATGCATTCCTTCGGTGAATCTGCTCCAGCTGAATTGCTGTTCAAAGAGTTTGGTTTCACCGTCGAAAACGTGGTGGCAAAAGCTCAGGCACTGTTGAAGTAA
- a CDS encoding non-heme iron oxygenase ferredoxin subunit → MGWFSVCKANYVKPDFPFSAQVDEQRIGIYLVDGEYFAMEDICPHANALLSQGFTDGATIECPLHGALFDVRTGQCLREPGDRDLATYPVRVNGDQIEVNLEVEK, encoded by the coding sequence ATGGGGTGGTTTAGCGTTTGTAAGGCAAATTACGTCAAACCGGATTTTCCTTTTTCTGCTCAGGTTGATGAGCAGAGAATTGGTATCTATCTGGTTGATGGTGAGTATTTTGCGATGGAAGATATCTGCCCTCATGCTAATGCGTTATTAAGTCAGGGCTTTACTGACGGCGCGACCATTGAATGCCCCTTGCATGGCGCGTTGTTTGATGTGCGAACGGGACAGTGCTTGCGTGAACCTGGTGATAGAGACTTAGCGACTTATCCGGTACGAGTGAATGGCGATCAGATTGAAGTGAATCTCGAGGTGGAAAAATAG
- the fbaA gene encoding class II fructose-bisphosphate aldolase, whose protein sequence is MSKIFDFVKPGVITGDDVQKVFAVAKENNFALPAVNCVGTDSINAVLETAAKVRAPVIVQFSNGGAAFIAGKGVKAEGQGAAILGAISGAHHVHQMAEHYGVPVILHTDHCAKKLLPWLDGLLDAGEKHFAATGKPLFSSHMIDLSEESLEENIEICSKYLTRMAKLGMTLEIELGCTGGEEDGVDNSHMDASSLYTQPQDVDYAYEKLNAISPRFTIAASFGNVHGVYKPGNVKLTPTILRDSQDYVSKKHNLPHNSLNFVFHGGSGSTAAEIKEAVSYGVVKMNIDTDTQWATWEGILNYYKKNEGYLQGQLGNPEGADKPNKKYYDPRVWLRAAQVTMIARLEKAFEELNAKDVL, encoded by the coding sequence ATGTCTAAAATTTTTGATTTCGTAAAACCAGGTGTCATCACAGGTGATGACGTTCAGAAAGTGTTCGCAGTAGCAAAAGAAAACAACTTTGCTCTGCCAGCAGTCAACTGTGTTGGCACCGACTCTATCAACGCAGTGCTGGAAACAGCAGCAAAAGTGCGCGCGCCAGTTATCGTTCAGTTCTCTAACGGTGGTGCGGCATTCATCGCAGGTAAAGGCGTGAAAGCAGAAGGCCAAGGCGCTGCTATCCTGGGTGCTATCTCAGGCGCTCACCATGTACATCAAATGGCTGAACACTATGGTGTTCCTGTCATCCTGCATACCGACCATTGCGCCAAGAAATTGCTGCCATGGTTAGACGGTCTGTTGGACGCCGGCGAGAAACATTTTGCCGCGACCGGTAAACCACTGTTCTCTTCTCACATGATTGACCTGTCAGAAGAGTCTCTGGAAGAAAACATCGAAATTTGCAGCAAGTACCTGACTCGTATGGCGAAATTGGGTATGACACTGGAAATCGAACTGGGCTGTACTGGCGGTGAAGAAGATGGCGTGGACAACAGCCATATGGACGCATCTTCTCTGTATACTCAGCCACAAGACGTTGATTATGCATACGAAAAACTGAATGCAATCAGCCCACGTTTCACCATCGCGGCTTCTTTCGGTAACGTACACGGTGTTTACAAACCAGGTAACGTGAAACTGACCCCGACTATCCTGCGCGATTCTCAGGATTATGTTTCTAAGAAACATAACCTGCCGCACAACTCTCTGAACTTCGTGTTCCATGGCGGTTCAGGTTCGACTGCTGCTGAAATCAAAGAAGCGGTAAGCTACGGCGTAGTGAAAATGAATATCGACACTGACACCCAATGGGCAACGTGGGAAGGTATTCTGAACTACTACAAAAAGAACGAAGGCTATCTGCAAGGCCAACTGGGTAACCCAGAAGGCGCTGACAAGCCAAACAAGAAATACTACGATCCACGTGTCTGGCTGCGTGCTGCACAGGTGACTATGATCGCTCGTTTGGAAAAAGCAT
- the pgk gene encoding phosphoglycerate kinase has translation MSVIKMTDLDLAGKRVLIRADLNVPVKEGKVTSDARIRASLPTIEAALKQGAKVMVTSHLGRPTEGEYNEEFSLLPVVNYLKDKLSAPVRLAKDYLDGIEIAAGELVVLENVRFNKGEKKDDETLSKKYAALCDVYVMDAFGTAHRAQASTHGVGKFAPIACAGPLLSAELEALGKALGNPARPMVAIVGGSKVSTKLTVLGALSKIADQLIVGGGIANTFVAAQGNNVGKSLYEADLIPEAKRLLETCDIPVPTDVRVATEFSETATATLKPANQIKDDEQILDLGDVSAERLAEILKNAKTILWNGPVGVFEFPNFRKGTEIVARAIAESEAFSIAGGGDTLAAIDLFGIADQISYISTGGGAFLEFVEGKKLPAVVMLEERAKQ, from the coding sequence ATGTCTGTAATTAAGATGACCGATCTGGATCTGGCTGGCAAACGCGTGCTGATCCGTGCGGACCTCAATGTGCCGGTAAAAGAGGGTAAAGTGACTTCTGATGCGCGTATCCGTGCATCTTTGCCGACCATTGAAGCAGCACTGAAGCAAGGCGCTAAAGTAATGGTTACCTCTCACTTGGGTCGCCCGACCGAAGGCGAGTACAACGAAGAGTTCTCCTTGCTGCCAGTCGTTAACTACCTGAAAGACAAATTGTCTGCTCCGGTACGTCTGGCGAAAGACTATCTAGACGGCATTGAAATTGCAGCTGGCGAGTTAGTGGTGCTGGAAAACGTTCGCTTCAACAAAGGCGAGAAAAAAGACGACGAAACGCTGTCCAAGAAATACGCTGCACTGTGTGATGTGTATGTGATGGATGCGTTTGGTACGGCTCACCGTGCGCAAGCGTCTACTCATGGTGTTGGTAAATTTGCCCCTATCGCTTGTGCCGGTCCGCTGTTGTCAGCTGAACTGGAAGCACTGGGTAAAGCGCTGGGTAACCCAGCTCGCCCAATGGTTGCTATCGTGGGTGGTTCTAAAGTTTCAACCAAACTGACTGTATTGGGTGCGCTGTCTAAAATCGCTGACCAACTGATTGTTGGTGGTGGTATCGCCAATACCTTCGTTGCTGCTCAAGGGAACAATGTCGGTAAATCACTGTACGAAGCAGACCTGATTCCTGAAGCAAAACGCTTGCTGGAAACTTGTGATATCCCTGTTCCAACAGACGTTCGTGTTGCGACCGAGTTCTCTGAAACGGCGACTGCAACACTGAAACCAGCTAATCAAATTAAAGATGATGAGCAAATTCTGGACTTGGGCGACGTGTCTGCGGAGCGTCTGGCTGAGATCCTGAAAAACGCCAAAACCATTCTGTGGAATGGTCCTGTGGGTGTGTTTGAGTTCCCTAACTTCCGTAAAGGGACCGAGATTGTCGCTCGCGCTATCGCAGAAAGCGAAGCATTCTCTATCGCAGGCGGTGGTGACACGCTGGCAGCAATCGACCTGTTCGGTATTGCTGACCAAATCTCCTACATCTCTACGGGCGGTGGTGCATTCCTTGAGTTCGTAGAAGGGAAAAAACTGCCAGCGGTTGTGATGCTGGAAGAGCGTGCTAAGCAGTAA